The sequence below is a genomic window from Pseudorca crassidens isolate mPseCra1 chromosome 7, mPseCra1.hap1, whole genome shotgun sequence.
TCCCCTCACCCCCTACCCCTCATCTGCCCACAGCACCCATGGTGCCCAGGCACCCCACCAGCAGAACTGAGCCTGCCTCACTCGCCCCTGCCTGCCCCGCTGCCCAGAGGACCCCACACCTCTCTCACAGGCAGGAGGTCCCCAAGCCACCCTTTCCCGGTGGCAACAGGCGGACACCTCCAGACCAGCATTTGGCACATCCTGCAGTGGCCCTGCCCGGCCCTCCGGGGCCCTTCCCGCGCCCCTCCCATACTGACCCCAGGCTTTCCCTCGGAAACCTCCGTGCTGTTGTTTCAGAGAAGTGTGAGACACAAACGTATCTTGAAATATCTTGTGGTCCTCCCTTGATGTCACTCCGAATTGCTTCTCATGGCACAGACGGCGGTGAGGAGGCCCCTCTGGAACaaggggctggggagcagagcTGACTCTGCAGGTGGCCCTTGAGGGGTggcttttcttccctcctccttccctgggcCTGTTTTTGGATTCTCCTGGTGTTTCTGCCTGCAGACAGAGCGGTCTGGATGAGCAGCCCAGGGGAGAGGCACCTGGCCTTTCTCCCCTGGGGTCTTTCGCTCCCAGCCGTGGGAAGGGCCAGCTGCCCTGTGTCCCTCAGCTTAGCAGATGGGCCACATCTGCCCCTCCCTTCCATGCTCACGTGGCCTGAGCCAGGCCCCGGGCAGAGCTCACATTGCATTGCATTACCACCTGGGGCCTGGGTAAATGTCTGTACTTCGGGATGTcacagaaatacatttttgtgCAAAGTGGAGCAGAGTGTCTTTTTTTGTGGAAGGGATGGGGTCTGGAGAGGGCCCTGGGCTGGCTCAGGCAGTGGGCCTTGAGTGAGGTTGCGTTGGGTCAGTTTGTGTGCCCAGCCCAGAGGGTCAACTGCAGACTGGGGACAGGTGGCAGATCGGGCTGGAGCACCTGTTTTTCCTTTGCAGCCTCTCCACACCCCTGTGCCCAGACACTGAGGGTACAGCTGGCAACAGACCAACAGGGCCCCCGCCCAGAATGGCTGTCTGATGGTAGAGACAAATGTTAAATACGAGATTATGACCCAGTGTGTGAGGAGCAGGGAGAAGGGAGCACAGAGCAGGTCCCTCCTGTGGGCCGGTGGGAGTGTGCAGCAGAGGCTGGAGTTAGCTGGGCCACAGCCCCTTAGGGAGACGGAAGAGCATACGTGCAGATAAGAGACAGTGTGGTATCCTGGGCAGGGGAGGCTTCTCACAAGCGGAGACATGCGAGCTGAATCCAGCAGAAAGACCGGGCTGCCAGGCCTGGCTGTAGGGGTCCAGGGAAAGAGTGTCCTGGGCAGAGGGCCCTGCCAGGAGAAGACCTCGCAGGGAGAACCACGAAGCCGCCCACGTGGCTGCAGCAGAGTGGAGGGCGAGGGCGCCAGCAGGAGGGGATGAAGGAGCCGGGGCCAAATCCTGAGATGACTCAGCTTTGGCCCAGGATGGTCCTGGTTTACACCTGTTGTCCCAGTGTAAATATCAGCAGTGACTTCTGTGCCCCTGAAGTACTACTGAGGCTGCACCCAATGAGGGAGAGCTCTTCCCCAAAGAACAGTCTAGGTGCTGGTCCCAGATCAAGTGGAACCATTCCCAAACGTGCCAGGTGgtgtgtccccagtgcccagtGACAAAGGCCCTCTCCTAGGCCAAACTGTAGCCAGTCTCCAAGCCCTCTTCTCCACTAGGCCACAACCTTGGCCTATAAAAACTAcagacttcagggcttccctggtggcgcagtggttgagagtccgcctgccgttgcaggggacatgggttcgtgccccggtccgggaggatcccacatgccgcggagcggctgggcccgtgagccatggccgctgagcctgcgcatccggagcctgtgctctgcaacgggagaggccacaacagtgagaggcccgcataccgcaaaaaaacacaaacaactacAGACTTCAGCGCAAGTGATTTCGTTCACTCCCACCTCTGACATTAAAAGACTTAAACACTAACATAGCTTCTAACAGCTCAAGGTCACATCCCTAGGATGACCCTAGCCCCCTCTTAAAGTGCCTGCCTGAGAAAGCTCCAGGCTGCCAAAAGAATTTACTGTTTTAACCAACACCCTGACCAccctttcttagagcatttactaaAAAGGGCTTACAATTGTGAATGCTTTCTCTGTCCCTCTGAGGTGTATTTGTACCTCCTACAACTCAGgagtgtctttctcaaggacctgataGCCATccctttaaaatgtaatcatCAGGAAGGATCAGGCCTctgtctcccagtctctgtgggaggatAGAAGCTGAACTTCAATTATTGCCAGATAGCAGACACAGCTGGCCTAATCAGCATTTACCCTGACCCACTGTTTGTAATTTTTCACTGCTCTGAGTCTCTTCAAGCCCCTACCCTTCCCCATCTCAACTCcctcattctccctttaaaatacCCAGTCACCTCTATACAAACCAAAGctgcactgggacttccctggcctgAAGCCCTGGGTTGGGCAAGGCTGAAGGGTGTAGGTGCTGGCTTAGAGCCGGGGAGACAAGACAGTCCTGTGCTAGACACTCTTATTTCCATTATTGAGTCCTCCAACCACCTCAGCAGGGGggtactattatcatctccattacacagacagaaaacagagcTCGCAGtggttcagtaacttgcccaaactcATACAGGTAGGAAGAGGCAGTGCTGGGATTTCTGACTCTGACCCAAGTTGGGCCCCTCATAGCCAGACTCTGCACCACGTACCTCCACTCTGCTCTCATCCCATCTGCAATATCTGAAAATGAATAGGAGGTAAGGGTATCACCACGGCGCAACCTTGGGCGAGTCCTGCCCCTCTCGAGGCCTCAGGCGTCACATCTCCGAACCGCGCACAATTCTGCAACCTGAAGTCACAACACCTGGATCTTTGAAGCGTCCAGGAAGCTGTACGCATGCGTTAGGCTGTGGCCCTGGGGCTGGTGGTGGAACCCCAGTGGGGCTGGGTCGAGGCTCCCGACGGCTCCCCGGCTTTCGAAAGTTACCTGGCTGGTGGGGTGTGGGGTTGGGGGAGTTACCGGCTGCGCGCGCGCCGGCCCCGCCCTCAGCCTCTTCAGGCACCTGTGGGCTCGAGGGCCTACTCGGCCGCAGGTACCGTCCAATAGGCAGTCTCCGTCACCCAAGTCGGCCCCGCCCACAGCCTGTCTCCTCCAATCCCCGGGTGGCGGTGggtcctctccctcggagggcccGCCCCTCTGAGCGCTTCTTCCGGGTGGGGCCCCGGGCAGAGGCGATGGCGCCGTGGGCGCTGCTCAGGCCTGGGGTCCTGGTGCGGACCGGGCACACCGTCCTGACCTGGGGGATCACGCTGGTGCTCTTCCTGCATGATACCGGTGAGCCGGACCCCGCGCGACCCTGGACCCCCCCGATCCCGCATGATTCCCTAGATGTTTGGGTCTCACTGAGTCCCTTGCCGAAGCCCAAGAGATCCTGGGATTCACCCAATCTCCTCCACATCCTGAggccccctccccatctctcatTCCAAGAGCCACCTGCTTTCTGCCTAATACCCAGTTGATCTCTAATTAATTCCAGAATCTTCCTGATCCCTGCCAGATACCCTGTCTGTCCCAGGACCCACCCGGTGCCCCAGATCCGACGACCGACTCGAGCCCCCTTCTCCCCTGATCCTGGGACCCGCCCGACCCTTCCCAGGAATTGACTCCCAAGATTCCGAGGATCAACTAGATGAAGGACTGGCGTCCCGCCCAGCCCTGTGGCCACTAGCTGCCCAAGTCCAGGCTCCCCAGCCTCAGGCAAGAGAACACCGCATAGGGGAGCAGCCTGTCCCTCACGTCCTCATCCTTGATTCTCGCCCTGGTAGCATTCATTCATCCCATCAACCCCCTTCCACCCTTCCTCCTCTTTACCCACCACAGGCCACCTCTGTGGCCACCTCCAGCACAAGTTTTCACCCTCCCTCACTACCACCATCAGCCCCCACTCATCATCCCTCCTTGCTCCGGCATAAAACCCCGGACCGGGGGCGTTCTCACTTTCCTCCCAAGACCTCAAGTCTCCTCCACTGCCTCTGCCCCTTAGCCTAAAAACCTGCTCAGTCTCCCCATCAGAAAGAACCCCCCCTCAGTGCAACCCCCTTTCCTTCTCCGCTCCCTTTTACAGTCAAGGGGCACCAGAGTTGGCCACACTCGGCTGTCTGGCCGTCTCCTGCCCCTCTCTCTTCAGCCCCCCGCCTCCCAAAATCCTTCAGTCACCTCCATGGGCTGGACCCTTCCTTGCCTGGGCTCCCCTGTTGTCCCTCTGCAGCATCCCAGCCAGCCTGCCGACCCTGCCCTCCTCTGTCTCTTGGGCATCTTGGACCTGGCCAGCTTCTCCGCATCTCAGAGCCagacccctcctccctctcccccacatcCAGCCAAGTCTGGCCCCATCAGCCTCCTTACCCTGCTGTCCATCCCCTCTTCTCCACCCTTTCTGCCACTGCCCTTGTCCAGACACGCTCCGCTCCGTGTCTCAGATAAGCCTCCCCTCTGATCCATCTTTTCTCTAGCAGTAAGAGGGCTTTCAGAAACATACCTGACCCTATACCCTTCCATGGTTCTCTATTGCGCTCCAGAGAGAGTGTAGATgaactgcttcttttttttttttgctgaacgTGAACTTCTCCCTCCTGCACCCTATGCAGTGGCCACACCTGACCATTCATCAAACTCCAACTCCAGGCCTTCCCTCAGCCAGGGACACACTTCCCCCCTCCAGCTGcacccctcacctgcaccctcctATTCTGTCGCCGCAGCCTCACTTTCCCCCTCTGGCCTCTCCAGCGCTGCGGCAGTGGGAAGAGCAGGGGGAGCTGCTCGTGcccctcaccttcctgctcttgATACTGGGCTCCCTGCTGCTTTACCTGGCTGTGTCACTCATGGACCCGGGATACGTGAatgtcctgccccagccccaggtaACCAGGGCTCCCAAACATCTCCTCCCCCACAACAGGGAACTCAAGGCCCCAGTAACAATCTCATGCTAGACCCTGTGCTGAGGGCTTTCCTAGGGAATCCCAGGGAATCGTCTTGCCAGACCTAGAGCCCCATCCTACAGTGAGGAAATTGCCaagacccagagaggggaagtaactggcaaaggtcacacagcctcgCCGTCCAGGGCACTCTGCCCCCACTCTACCACCTCCATTACACAGGGGATGGATCCCCAAACGTGCACACCCAGAGTTAAGCTGGCCCCCAAGGGAGCTACCCACCAGTGCCCTCTGCCTCCCAAGGGAACCCCATCTCATACTGTGTCCCCCCATTTTCAGGAGGAGGCCAAGGAAGAGCAGACAGCCATGGCTCCTCAGGCCATCCCCCTTCGGCGCTGCAGATACTGCATGGTGCTGGTGGGTGATGCAGGGACCTCCGTGGGAGGGTCGGGCAAGATTGAGGCTCCTTGGCCTcatccctcctccaggaaggcctccCAGATGCCAGCCCTGACCTCCCGCCCACATTGTTGGGTCCAGAAGGGAGCCAGTGTTGAGGCCTGACTCCCTGTGTGCCCACAGCAACCCCTGCGGGCGCGTCACTGCCGTGAGTGCCGTCGTTGTGTCCGCCGATATGACCACCACTGTCCCTGGATGGAGAACTGCGTGGGGGAGCGCAATCACCCAGTGTTCGTGGCCTACCTGGCGCTGCAGCTGGTGGTGCTTCTGTGGGGCCTGTACCTGGCATGGTGGGTTCCCCCAGCGCCCCgggtggtgggtggggggcaggcagcaGGCACCCACCAGGTGTGGAGAGAGCCAGGCTCCCTCTTCAGGGGCCTCGGACCCTCTCCCAAATGGCCGGCCCACCTGGGGTCCCTGGAGCAAAACTGCCAACCACATATCCGCCAGCTCTGGGTCCCtgtccccctccttccctgcagGTCTGGCCTCCGCTTCTTCCGGCCTTGGGGGCTCTGGCTGCGGTCCAGTGGGCTCCTGTTTGCCACCTTCCTGCTGCTGTCGCTCTTCTCCCTAGTGGCCAGCCTGCTCTTGGCCTCGCACCTCTACCTGGTGGCCAGCAACACCACCACCTGGGAGTTCATCTCCTCACACCGTATCGCCTACCTCCGCCAGCGCCCCGGCAACCCCTTCGACCGCGGCCTGACCCGCAACCTGGCCCACTTCTTCTGCGGATGGCCCTCGGGGTCCTGGGAGACCCTCTGGGCTGAGGACGAGGAAGGCAGCAGCCAGGATGTTTAGGGTTGCTAGAGGCCGGGCCACCGTCTTGTGCCTGAAAACCAGAGGGGCTGCACCCGGGGGCATCAGCGCTCCAAGGGCCTGGACCTCCTCACTGCTGCCCACTCCTCCCAGGCCTCAGGGTGGAGCTGAAGGACAGAACCCTGCCTCAaaggcagaagaggaggaagaggacccATGGGGGGCTTGGGCACCAAGGACCTGGGTTGTGGAGActtccaccctccccaccccaagccaGGCTGCCTCCAGTGcacagttttataaatttaataatccATAAAGCAAGTCAAgtattcaaaaaaacaaaccaaactgcTCCTTGCTGTGCCTCCCTTTCGGGTCCAGGTCTTGCAACGGGCAGGGGAGAGGTGGtcgggagaagggaggggaggcagcaCTTTGCCCGGTGACTGAGCAAAGCCCACGACAGCAGCCCATGGCCGCCACCTTGAGTCCCAAGGGCTCATCAATACCGGGGCGCCCAGGCGGGCAGAAAGGCGGGCAAGCAGAGGCTCCAACCGTCGGGGGGGCAGGGGGTAGAGAGCCCGGGAGGCCCTCAGGGCTCCAGGAATCGCTGGGACACAAAGTCGAAGTCCCGGAAGGCAGCCTGTTGGCGGGCGGTGAGGGGGCTGCGGGCATCAGGCGGCGTTAGGGCAGGCGGCAGCCCCGTGAACTCGCCCTCGAAGTAGCGCAGGTCTGTGGGGCTGCAGAGGGTGGGCACAAATGGGGGCCGGACGGCTCGGGCGAGCAGGGCCTGCCAGTCGGTGGTCTGGGGGCAAGGGTAGAGGTGCCTCAGACGACGGGAGCGGCAGCCCCGCGGGCCCTCGATGCCTCCCACTGTGCCAGGCTCCTGGACCACTGCGGCCCTGGCCACTCACCCTGAAGAAAGGCTGTGTCTTGATCTCCTCAGCATCCcgctcccctgcccccaggcgCTTCTCGGGGCACTTCTGGAGGAGCTGGGGGACAGGACAGGTGCTCATTCAGGGTGTTCGGGCCCTAGGCACTGCCTGCCTCCCCCTCTCCAGCCTCTCGGGTAGGGATCCCTGAGCCAGGGGCAGCTGTCGGCCCAGCCCTGGACCCTGCGgtgattaccttttttttttttttttaaagagtttgttttgttttgttttttgggggacgcgccacgcagcttgcgggattttagtttccccgaccagggatcgaacccgcgccccctgcagtggaagtgcagagtcttaaccactggaccaccggggaagtccctgcgATTACCTTCTGAATGAGCTCAAGCCCTTGCACCGACAGAAAGCGCGGGTATGGGGCTTCTGCATTGACGATGCAGTCAAACACCTCCTCCTCCGTGTCCCCTGGAAACGGGCACTGCAGGGATGGGGCTCAGCAGGGTACGtgggccacccccacccccacccgacCTGGAGGCCCCACCAGCACCCCGTCCAGCGCTCACCTCGCCCACCAGCATCTCGTAGAGCAGCACGCCCAGCCCCCACCAGTCCACAGCCCGCGTATAGGCCTCCTGGGTCAGCACCTCAGGAGCCAGGAACTCCGGGGTGCCACAGAAGGTGCTCGTCCGGTCCCCAAAGCCAATCCCTGCAAACCGACATCCACACTGATGCCAGCGTGGTGTGTTACCCACAAGAACCTCTCGCTGTAAGAATCAAGCACCCACCCTCCTTATGACCCCGTGTCTGAACCTGTGCCGAGCCCTGCCCCACACCCTCAGAGGTGGGAACGGTTTTTATGCCACTTGATTGATGAGGAATCTGACTCTCAGACAAGCTCGTGTGCCAGGGTCACGCAGAAAGCAGAACCCAGTGCCCTCTCCCGGCCCAGGAGCTCCCTCTGGCCAAGGGCAAGGGGCTCTTTTAGAGCTTTTAGGGCTGGGAAGGACGAGCCAATGTGTCCAGCTAGTCCCTGGAATGAGGGCTGGGAGgcagatttcctgggagctgccaCTTGCCCACCACCCTGCTGGCCTGGGCTGAGTGAGCACGACTGAAAGACGGGATCCTGGACAGGAGGCACCCACCTTCCTTACAGAGCCCAAAGTCTGCGATCTTCAGGAAACCCTGGGCATCCAGCAGAAGATTATCCAACTTAAGGTCTCTGAGGGCAAAGGCAGGGCAGATCAAAGGGGCTAAGAAGCGCTGAGGCCCAGGGAACAGCGGCCCCACCCTAGAGCAGCCCAGGAGAAGGGTAACATCTGCCCCCTCGCCCACTCCCCCAGCATCTCGGGGGCAAGTTACCTGTAAATGATCTTCTGCTCATGTAAGAACTGCAGCCCCAGGACCACACAGGCCAGATAGAACCTGGAGGGTTGGGGCAGGGGGTAGTTCAGGCCCAGGACTGtgggggacagggcagggaggCACCAGGATGGCCATGGCCTGGGGACCCCAGATATCCCTGCCAGAGTCATGTGGGGGTGAGAGACTGGGAGGAGCCTCATGTGTAGCAGGGGTGGAGCTCCTCCAGATAACAGCCTGCCCTTCCTGGGCTCTGAGATTGTGCCAGGGATGACACCGAGTATCCTCACGCCGACCCTGGCATCCTCCCAGCAGCCTGCTGTGGACACCCGTCACGcctatttttcaaatgaggatcTCAGACTGCCAGTAAATGACCCATCCAGGGTCGCACAGCCAGTGGCTGAGCAGATATGTGAATCCGGGCTCCAGGGCCCACACTCTGCTGGGCAAGAAATAACACCACCAGCTGTTGGTTACTTACTGCTCACCAGTCCCTGTGCTCAGCAATTTCTAAATGTTATGTTCATCCATGCAACAAGCCTATGAAATAGTTA
It includes:
- the ZDHHC12 gene encoding palmitoyltransferase ZDHHC12 isoform X3 produces the protein MIPPHFPPLASPALRQWEEQGELLVPLTFLLLILGSLLLYLAVSLMDPGYVNVLPQPQEEAKEEQTAMAPQAIPLRRCRYCMVLQPLRARHCRECRRCVRRYDHHCPWMENCVGERNHPVFVAYLALQLVVLLWGLYLAWSGLRFFRPWGLWLRSSGLLFATFLLLSLFSLVASLLLASHLYLVASNTTTWEFISSHRIAYLRQRPGNPFDRGLTRNLAHFFCGWPSGSWETLWAEDEEGSSQDV
- the ZDHHC12 gene encoding palmitoyltransferase ZDHHC12 isoform X1, whose product is MAPWALLRPGVLVRTGHTVLTWGITLVLFLHDTDTLSVPGPTRCPRSDDRLEPPSPLILGPARPFPGIDSQDSEDQLDEGLASRPALWPLAAQVQAPQPQEEAKEEQTAMAPQAIPLRRCRYCMVLQPLRARHCRECRRCVRRYDHHCPWMENCVGERNHPVFVAYLALQLVVLLWGLYLAWSGLRFFRPWGLWLRSSGLLFATFLLLSLFSLVASLLLASHLYLVASNTTTWEFISSHRIAYLRQRPGNPFDRGLTRNLAHFFCGWPSGSWETLWAEDEEGSSQDV
- the ZDHHC12 gene encoding palmitoyltransferase ZDHHC12 isoform X4, which translates into the protein MAPWALLRPGVLVRTGHTVLTWGITLVLFLHDTALRQWEEQGELLVPLTFLLLILGSLLLYLAVSLMDPGYVNVLPQPQEEAKEEQTAMAPQAIPLRRCRYCMVLQPLRARHCRECRRCVRRYDHHCPWMENCVGERNHPVFVAYLALQLVVLLWGLYLAWWVPPAPRVWPPLLPALGALAAVQWAPVCHLPAAVALLPSGQPALGLAPLPGGQQHHHLGVHLLTPYRLPPPAPRQPLRPRPDPQPGPLLLRMALGVLGDPLG
- the ZDHHC12 gene encoding palmitoyltransferase ZDHHC12 isoform X2, translating into MAPWALLRPGVLVRTGHTVLTWGITLVLFLHDTALRQWEEQGELLVPLTFLLLILGSLLLYLAVSLMDPGYVNVLPQPQEEAKEEQTAMAPQAIPLRRCRYCMVLQPLRARHCRECRRCVRRYDHHCPWMENCVGERNHPVFVAYLALQLVVLLWGLYLAWSGLRFFRPWGLWLRSSGLLFATFLLLSLFSLVASLLLASHLYLVASNTTTWEFISSHRIAYLRQRPGNPFDRGLTRNLAHFFCGWPSGSWETLWAEDEEGSSQDV